Below is a genomic region from Nitrospira sp..
CTTTCACCGACGTGCATGCCGCGTCGCTGAGGGCGGTGCCGAGATTCCCGCCGACAAAGACGCGCTTGCCCTGCTCCGTCAACATCTTGCCGACCAAGGTGACGGTCGTGCTCTTGCCGTTGGTCCCAGTGACGGCCAGCATGGGTGCAACGAGAAATCGCGACGCCAACTCCAACTCGCTGATCACTTTGACCCCGCGCCGGCGGACGCGTTCGAGGGATTCCATACGATAAGGAACACCCGGACTGATCACCACCAGATCGGCGGCCTCGAGCGAGGTCTCATAGTTCAATCCGACGGCCACCTCTACTGCCTCACAATCGATGTCTCCGAGCGCCGATTGAAGTTCGCTCGGTTCCTTGCGGTCTGAGACCGTGACGCGGGCGCCGACCTCCAGCAGGAGACGGCAGGCCGCCACACCGCTTCGAGCCAACCCCATGACCGTGACGCGAGCCCCTGTGAGACTTGTTTGCTCCACTGCCACCATGGCACTCACCGCAGCTTCAATGTACTCAGGCTCAGCAATGCGAGAAGGATGGCGATAATCCACAGCCGGACCACAACCTTCGGCTCCTCCCAGCCCTTCATTTCAAAGTGATGGTGAATCGGTGCCATCAGAAAAATTCGTTTACCCCGTGACTTGAACGAGATGACTTGAAAAATGACGGAGATCGCCTCAATGACGAAGACACCACCCACCAGGAGCAGCAGCAATTCATGCTTGCTGATGACGGCGACCGTGCCCAGTGCCGCTCCCAAGGGTAGGGAGCCGACGTCTCCCATGAATACGGTGGCCGGATAGGCGTTGAACCAGAGAAAGCCCAAGCTCGACCCGAGGATGGCGGCCGTGAACACCGCGATTTCTCCAGCTCCCTCTATGTGCGGAATCAGTAGATAGTCCGACATGATTCGATGACCGGCCACGTACGCCACGATCGTATAGGCCAAGGAGGCGATCATGACCGGGCCAATGGCCAGTCCGTCCAATCCGTCGGTCAGATTCACGGCGTTGGAACTGCCCACGATCACCAGGACGACGAATATTACATAGAACCAGCCGAGGTCCGGCATGACGTTCTTGAAAAACGGCACGCTCAGCCTTGTCGTGTATCCCGGCGTGAAATAGAGGGCGACCGCGATGATGAGCGCAATACCGACCTGCGCACTGAACTTCTGTCCGGCCGTCAAACCCTTCGAGCGCGCCTTGATGAATTTCAGATAGTCGTCTGCGAACCCGATGGCGCCGAATCCCAGTGTGGCGACCATCACAAGCCAGACATAGGCCCTGGTGATGTCAGCCCAGAGCAACGTCGACAGCAGAACGGCGAAAATAATCAGTACTCCCCCCATGGTGGGCGTTCCGCTCTTCGCCAGATGCCGCCTGGGCCCGTCGTCACGGATTTGCTGCCCGAGCTTGATCTCCTGCAACTTCCTGATCAGCCATGGCGTCAGAACAAAGGCGATCAGAAACGCCGTCACCGCCGCATAGATGATGCGGAAGCTCAGGTAGCGAAACACGTTCAGAAACGAATACTCCGTATGAAACGGATAGAGCCAGATATAGAGCATGCACCCTTTCGATTGGAACGGACCTTCAGCTCCTACGACGCTTCTTTCGTCATCGCTCTCATACCCGTCAGTCTTTGGACGACCTGCTCCATCTTCATGCCGCGCGAGGCTTTGACCAACACAACGTCACCCTGCCGAACCTCAGCCACGAGGAGATCGGCGGCGGTTGCGGCATCCGCGACCTCGGTGGTGGCCGCTCCGGGCATGCCGCCCTGCCTGGCTCCCTCGGCAATCTCCCGTCCCAAGGACCCGCACGCGATCAAGCGGGTCACCTCTCGACCGGCCAGAAACGCCCCGACCTCGCGATGCAACGCTTGGGTTTGCGTTCCGAGTTCCAGCATGTCTCCCAGTACCGCTACGCGGGCCCGGGCCGGAGTCCACTTCGACAAAAGTTCGATTGCGGCTTTCATTGAAGCGGGATTGGCGTTGTAGCAGTCGTTGATGATCTGAACGCCATGATGCGCGACGACCTGCGAGCGCATCGCGGCCGGACGGAACGCGGCCAACCCTTCCGAAATGGTTGTGCCCGATAGATTCAATGCAAGGCCGGTCGCAGCGGCTGAGAGGGCGTTGAGCACGTTATGGGCACCGTGAACCTTCATGGTCACGCCGACGGGACGCTCCCTGCCCGGCAGCAGCAGTTCGAATCTGGTTCCGCTCCTGACATCGAACGCCACCCGCGCGGCGCGCACGTCTGCCTTCTCCGACAGCCCGAAGGACACAACGCGAGAACGAGCGCGCGAGGCCAAATAGTCGAAATAGGGATCGTCTGCGTTCAGGACGACCGTACCGTCCACGGGAAGCAAGTCCAGCAGCTCCGCCTTGGCCTGGGCCGATCCCTCCATGCTCCCGAAGAACTCTAGATGATCTGGGCCGATGTTGGTGATGATGCCGATCGTGGGACGGACGATCTCGCCCAATCGCGTCGTCTGCCCGCGTGCGTCCACACCCATTTCAACGACCGCTGCTTGATGCCGGCGCGTCAACCGGAACAGCGTATGAGGGACTCCGATCCGATTGTTGTAGTTGCCTTCGGTTTTCAGCGTCCGCCATCGCCGGCCCAGCACCGCGGCGGTCATCTCCTTGGTCGTCGTCTTGCCGTTGCTGCCCGTCACGGCCACCACCGGAATCTCGAACCGGCTCCGGTGATGCATCGCCAATTGCTGATAGGCGAACAGCGGGTCGCGAACTCCCAACAGAAAGGGGACAGATCGACTGTCCCGACGTTTGGAGGCCGCAGGTCGGTATTGGTCGTGCACGATGGCTCCGATCGCGCCTTGCGCGAAGGCCGCAGCCACAAACTCATGACCGTCGAACCGTTCGCCCTGCAAAGCCACGAACAGATCCCCGCGCCTGATCGATCTTGAATCGGTGCTGATGTTCCTGATCCGTCGCTTGGCCGACGGAGCGGCCTCGCCGGCCAGGACCTTGACGCTGATGACCTCCCTCAGCTCTTCAATCGTAAAAAGGGTCATCGGTGGAGCCTCACCTCTCCATCGTCCACCATGCTGGACGTTCACGCGCAATTCCTCAACTGCCGGATGGCTTCTCGTGCGACCTCGCGATCGTCGAAATGAATCTTCGTCGTTCCGATGATCTGATAATCCTCGTGGCCCTTGCCGGCGATCAGAACCATATCCCCTGAACCGGCCATACGGATCGCTGCGGCGATCGCCTCACGCCGATCGGCAACAAGATGGTATTCCACGTGCTTTCGCCGCTGGAGCGCCTCATGGACGCCCACCTCAACTTCGCGCAGGATCGCCAGGGGATCTTCGGTGCGCGGGTTGTCGGACGTCAGGATGACGACATCGCTGTATTCAACCGCCGCGCGTCCCATCTTCGGACGCTTTCCTCGATCACGGTCTCCGCCGCATCCGAACACCGTGATGATTCGATGAATCTTGAGTTCGTGTGCCGCTGCCAACAGTCGCCGCAGCGCGTCTTCTGTATGAGCGTAATCCACGACCACGGTGAAGTCCTGACCAGCAGACACCCGCTCGAAACGCCCCGGGACATTGTTGACCTGCATGACTGCCTCGCGCACCTCGTCGCAGGTCGCCCCGGCGTGCAACGCAACACCGATCGCCCCTAGCAGGTTGTAGACGTTGTGCTCGCCGACCAATCGGCTCTCCACGGGAAACGTCCCGGCCGGAGTCCCCACGGTAAAGCTCGTGCCGGCGAGGGACAGCCGGATCCGCTCAGCCTTGAGTTCCGGGGTTCCGGTCATGCCGTAGCCCCAGACCGGCACTCGACAGGCGGCACGGACCTGGGGTCCGCGAGGATCGTCCATGTTGACCACCGCGCGCTGGCCAGATTTTCTTCCGTGCCCCAGTTCCGTAAAGAGCCGCAACTTGGCCTGGAAGTACTCTTCCATCGTTGTATGAAAATCCAGATGGTCCTGTGTCAAATTCGTGAAGACGGCCGCGTCGTACTCGCAGCCGGCGGTGCGATCCAAGGCCAAGGCATGAGATGAAACTTCCATTACGACGGTATTCAGCCCTGCCTTGAGCATCCTGGCTAAGAGACTCTGCAATGTGAGAGCGCCCGGAGTCGTGTGCGACGCCGCGATGGCTTCCTCTCCGATTTGGTAGGCGACCGTGCCGATTAAGCCGACCTTTCGCCCGATGCCTTCGAGCAACCCTTTGCACAAATAGGTCGTCGTCGTTTTCCCATTGGTCCCGGTTACCCCGACCATCGTCAATTTCGACGACGGATCCCCGTAGAAGCAACTACCGAGGATACCGAGTGCCTTTCGAGAGTCGGCGACACGGACGAGTGGAGTGCCGCCTGTCTCGACGGAGGATTGCGCGATCACCGCCACGGCGCCGCCATGCAAGGCCTTCGCGACGAACTCGTGGCCGTCGACCCGCTCCCCCTTGACCGCCACGAACAGACTGCCGGACACCACGGCCCGCGAATCATCCGTCACCATGACGATCGGTACCTGCAGGTCGCCGCGTTGCCCGACGATCTCCATCTGCCCTCGTGCAGCCGCGACCAGGTCCTCCGCCGTCATAAAGGGGCTCCTTGCGTCCATCAGTCATACGTCGCTGCCGAGGCGATTTTGATTTGATCGTCTCGTGAGACACCCAGATAGGTCAGAACCTGTTCGCCCACCCGCCGGAACACCGGAGCAGAGACCACACCTCCCCAGGATTCGCCCTGGGGCTCGTCGATGACGACGATCATCGCCAAGCGCGGAGCATCAGCCGGCACATACCCGACGAACGAGGCGATCAGCTGCGTACTAGAATACGTCCCGGTTTTCGGATCGATCTTCTGCGCCGTGCCGGTTTTGCCCGCCACGCGAAAGCCCGGAATGGCCGCCTTCGCCCCAGTTCCATCCGTCACAACCCCTTCCAGTACCGCCGTCAGCGTTCTAGCGGTTTCAGGAGACACAACCCGCCGTTTCGCTTGCGGCATGATTTCTTTCTGGAGCGAACCTTTCGCATCTCTGATCTCCGACACCACATACGGCTTCATCATGACACCATGATTGGCGATGGCCGCGACGGCGGACACCAATTGCAAGGGGGTAACGCCGATTTCCTGCCCCATGGAAATCGAAGCCAAGGATCGACGCCCCCAGTCTTTGGGGATTTTGAGCAGTCCGCCGGCCTCTCCCGGCAGATCGATGTCGGTTCGCTGGCCGAAGCCGAAGGCCCGGAGATACCGAAAGAACCGCTGTTCACCCAACGCCATTCCTGTTTTCGCCGCGCCGATGTTGCTGGATTTTTGGATCATTTGGGCAAAGGTCATCCATCCCATTTTTTCGTGATCGTGGATCACCGTGTTGGCGACGGCCATTCGACCGTTCTCCCCAAATATCATGGTGCCGGGCATCATGACCTTCTCTTCAAGAGCCGCCGCCGCGAGAATCACCTTCATCGTGGAGCCGGGCTCATATACATCGGTCAGTGCGCGGTTACGCCAGCGATCCGGCGTCAACGCGCCGACGGCATTCGGGTCGAACCGCGGATTGACGGCCATGGCCAGGATGGCTCCCGTCTGGGGCTCCATCACGATGATGGCACCTCCCTTGGCATGGGCGCGGGTGACGGCTTCCTCGATCTCCTTCTCGGCGATGTATTGAATCACTTCGTCGATGGTCAACGTGAGCGCACTGCCCGGGGTCGGAGGTTTCTCGGCCAATCCCTTCGGAAAGACCGTGCGGCCCAAGGCGTCACGCTGGAGAATGGTGACGCGCTTCTCGCCGTGGAGTTGACTTTCATATCGGTGCTCCAATCCTTCCAGTCCCTGTCCATCCATACCAGCGAATCCGAGGACATGGGAAAGCAGCGGGCCCTTAGGATAGAAGCGGCGCCCCTCCATGACCACACCGATGCCATCCAAAGACAGGCGCTCCAGGCGTTGGCCTTGCTCAAGTTCCACTTTGCGGGCCAGCCACACGAAGCTTTTGTCCTGACGCAACTTCCGTTCAAGCTCATCGCGGCGAACGTGAAGAACGGGGGACAGATACCGCGCCGCTCGAGACGGGCTTTCCAGCGCGGCCGGCACCCCGAAGACCGACGGCACCTCCATGTTCATGGCGAGCACCTTCCCGTGGCGGTCCGTCACTGAACCTCTCGCTCCTTCGAAGGTGACGCTCTTTTGGTGCTGTCGGTCTGCTCTTGCCGTCAATTCCGCAGCCTGCAGAACTTGCAGAGATACCAACCTAGCCAGAATCCCGCAGAACCCCAAGAAGAGCAGACACAGCGTGACGTACCGTCTCCGGGAAAGCACGCCCATCACTATTCTCCCAACCCCGGCCGCTGATGGTTGCGAGCGACTCGAATTTGCGCGACGACCGGCGATTCCGGCATCGGCGCTTCCGGCTGCTGACGGACCAGAAAGACCTGGCCCTGCTGAGGAGGAAGCAACCCGAGCTTCTCCGTGGCCACCTTGGCGATCCGCTCAGGAGCGGCAAGCGCAGATACTCTTACCTGGAGTTGATCTCGCTCGCGGATCAACAGGATTTTCTGAGCCTTCAATCGCTCGATCTGATAACCCAGGCGGACGACATCCACCCGTTCCCAGACGAAGAGAAAGATCAAACCCAGACCCAACAGCATCATCGTCGCCTTCATGATGATGTCACCTCGTGAGTTCGTTCCGCGACGCGAAGCTTCGCGCTCCTGGACCGTGGATTGTGAGCCATCTCTTCCTGCGTGGGCCGTAGCGGCTTCTTCGTTCTGATGGTCAGTTGCGTGTCGGACAATGAACGGAAAGTACGCTTGACGATGCGATCTTCAAGCGAGTGGAACGAGAGCACGCAAAGCCGTCCTCCCGGCTCCAGCACATCTGCGGCTTCGCGCAACGCACGCTCCAGATAGTCAAGCTCTTCATTGACCGCGATTCGAAGCGCCTGAAACGTCCGTGTAGCACAATGGAGGCGGCCTCGCCGATACGGAACAGGAACCGCGCCTTCGATGGTCGAGACCAGCTCTTCGGTCGTTTCCAGCGGCTTTCGCATTCGGTCCCGGACGATCGCTCTGGCGATCCGCCGGGAGAACCGCTCTTCTCCGAACTCAAAGATCATCCTGGCGAGGTCCGCTTCATCCGCATGGTTGACGATTTCCGCTGCGGTTCTTCCAACGGACTGATCCATCCGCATGTCGAGTGGGCCACTCGCCTGAAAACTAAAACCGCGCGCGGGCTCATCAAGCTGGGGAGACGACACGCCGAGATCGAATAGCACACCGCTCACTTTCAAGACGCCGCGGTCGGCGAGATGCCGTTTCAAATCGACAAAGTGTCCC
It encodes:
- the mraY gene encoding phospho-N-acetylmuramoyl-pentapeptide-transferase; translated protein: MLYIWLYPFHTEYSFLNVFRYLSFRIIYAAVTAFLIAFVLTPWLIRKLQEIKLGQQIRDDGPRRHLAKSGTPTMGGVLIIFAVLLSTLLWADITRAYVWLVMVATLGFGAIGFADDYLKFIKARSKGLTAGQKFSAQVGIALIIAVALYFTPGYTTRLSVPFFKNVMPDLGWFYVIFVVLVIVGSSNAVNLTDGLDGLAIGPVMIASLAYTIVAYVAGHRIMSDYLLIPHIEGAGEIAVFTAAILGSSLGFLWFNAYPATVFMGDVGSLPLGAALGTVAVISKHELLLLLVGGVFVIEAISVIFQVISFKSRGKRIFLMAPIHHHFEMKGWEEPKVVVRLWIIAILLALLSLSTLKLR
- a CDS encoding UDP-N-acetylmuramoyl-tripeptide--D-alanyl-D-alanine ligase; translated protein: MTLFTIEELREVISVKVLAGEAAPSAKRRIRNISTDSRSIRRGDLFVALQGERFDGHEFVAAAFAQGAIGAIVHDQYRPAASKRRDSRSVPFLLGVRDPLFAYQQLAMHHRSRFEIPVVAVTGSNGKTTTKEMTAAVLGRRWRTLKTEGNYNNRIGVPHTLFRLTRRHQAAVVEMGVDARGQTTRLGEIVRPTIGIITNIGPDHLEFFGSMEGSAQAKAELLDLLPVDGTVVLNADDPYFDYLASRARSRVVSFGLSEKADVRAARVAFDVRSGTRFELLLPGRERPVGVTMKVHGAHNVLNALSAAATGLALNLSGTTISEGLAAFRPAAMRSQVVAHHGVQIINDCYNANPASMKAAIELLSKWTPARARVAVLGDMLELGTQTQALHREVGAFLAGREVTRLIACGSLGREIAEGARQGGMPGAATTEVADAATAADLLVAEVRQGDVVLVKASRGMKMEQVVQRLTGMRAMTKEAS
- a CDS encoding UDP-N-acetylmuramoyl-L-alanyl-D-glutamate--2,6-diaminopimelate ligase, giving the protein MTAEDLVAAARGQMEIVGQRGDLQVPIVMVTDDSRAVVSGSLFVAVKGERVDGHEFVAKALHGGAVAVIAQSSVETGGTPLVRVADSRKALGILGSCFYGDPSSKLTMVGVTGTNGKTTTTYLCKGLLEGIGRKVGLIGTVAYQIGEEAIAASHTTPGALTLQSLLARMLKAGLNTVVMEVSSHALALDRTAGCEYDAAVFTNLTQDHLDFHTTMEEYFQAKLRLFTELGHGRKSGQRAVVNMDDPRGPQVRAACRVPVWGYGMTGTPELKAERIRLSLAGTSFTVGTPAGTFPVESRLVGEHNVYNLLGAIGVALHAGATCDEVREAVMQVNNVPGRFERVSAGQDFTVVVDYAHTEDALRRLLAAAHELKIHRIITVFGCGGDRDRGKRPKMGRAAVEYSDVVILTSDNPRTEDPLAILREVEVGVHEALQRRKHVEYHLVADRREAIAAAIRMAGSGDMVLIAGKGHEDYQIIGTTKIHFDDREVAREAIRQLRNCA
- a CDS encoding penicillin-binding protein 2 encodes the protein MGVLSRRRYVTLCLLFLGFCGILARLVSLQVLQAAELTARADRQHQKSVTFEGARGSVTDRHGKVLAMNMEVPSVFGVPAALESPSRAARYLSPVLHVRRDELERKLRQDKSFVWLARKVELEQGQRLERLSLDGIGVVMEGRRFYPKGPLLSHVLGFAGMDGQGLEGLEHRYESQLHGEKRVTILQRDALGRTVFPKGLAEKPPTPGSALTLTIDEVIQYIAEKEIEEAVTRAHAKGGAIIVMEPQTGAILAMAVNPRFDPNAVGALTPDRWRNRALTDVYEPGSTMKVILAAAALEEKVMMPGTMIFGENGRMAVANTVIHDHEKMGWMTFAQMIQKSSNIGAAKTGMALGEQRFFRYLRAFGFGQRTDIDLPGEAGGLLKIPKDWGRRSLASISMGQEIGVTPLQLVSAVAAIANHGVMMKPYVVSEIRDAKGSLQKEIMPQAKRRVVSPETARTLTAVLEGVVTDGTGAKAAIPGFRVAGKTGTAQKIDPKTGTYSSTQLIASFVGYVPADAPRLAMIVVIDEPQGESWGGVVSAPVFRRVGEQVLTYLGVSRDDQIKIASAATYD
- the rsmH gene encoding 16S rRNA (cytosine(1402)-N(4))-methyltransferase RsmH; translation: MGEPGIRTFSESLRHVPVMPTEILFWLRPSPDTVVLDCTVGYCGHAASILGSSAPTGRLIGIDRDPRAIYASEAQLCRFGGRLELVRGHFVDLKRHLADRGVLKVSGVLFDLGVSSPQLDEPARGFSFQASGPLDMRMDQSVGRTAAEIVNHADEADLARMIFEFGEERFSRRIARAIVRDRMRKPLETTEELVSTIEGAVPVPYRRGRLHCATRTFQALRIAVNEELDYLERALREAADVLEPGGRLCVLSFHSLEDRIVKRTFRSLSDTQLTIRTKKPLRPTQEEMAHNPRSRSAKLRVAERTHEVTSS